The following are encoded in a window of Deltaproteobacteria bacterium genomic DNA:
- a CDS encoding 4-hydroxy-tetrahydrodipicolinate reductase, which produces MIQLIITGSAGRMGKTIIAQAVGKKEFQIVGATEQPTSKAVGEDAGLVAGVGALGVSISASLEEVFKKGKDKNLPVVIDFTEPKATLKHVRIAAEHECPMVIGTTGLSDDDRSVIRNTARKIPVVLSPNMSVGVNTLFKLVGDAAKILGSGYDLEILEAHHRAKKDAPSGTAVRIAEILAGATGRRYPQDVNFHRQGVTGPRDPREIGMQVIRGGDIVGEHTVYYCGAGERLELRHIATSRTTFADGALRAAGWIVGKKSGLYTMADVLGL; this is translated from the coding sequence ATGATTCAACTCATTATCACCGGCTCTGCAGGGCGGATGGGCAAAACAATCATCGCGCAGGCAGTCGGGAAAAAAGAATTTCAAATTGTCGGGGCCACCGAACAGCCGACCTCGAAGGCCGTGGGCGAGGACGCCGGTCTTGTTGCCGGCGTCGGTGCGCTGGGTGTTTCCATTTCCGCCTCCCTGGAGGAGGTTTTTAAAAAAGGGAAGGACAAAAACCTCCCGGTTGTCATCGATTTTACGGAACCAAAGGCGACGCTTAAGCATGTGAGAATCGCGGCGGAACATGAATGTCCCATGGTCATCGGCACCACCGGCCTTTCGGACGATGATCGGTCGGTGATTCGCAACACCGCCCGAAAAATTCCGGTTGTTTTGTCCCCCAACATGAGCGTGGGGGTGAATACGCTCTTCAAACTGGTTGGCGATGCCGCGAAGATTCTCGGTTCCGGCTACGACCTTGAAATTCTGGAGGCGCATCATCGGGCAAAAAAAGATGCCCCCTCCGGCACGGCGGTCCGTATCGCCGAAATTCTGGCCGGGGCCACTGGCAGGCGCTATCCGCAGGATGTCAATTTTCACCGGCAGGGGGTTACAGGCCCCCGCGATCCGCGCGAGATCGGCATGCAGGTGATCCGCGGCGGCGACATCGTGGGGGAGCACACGGTTTATTATTGCGGCGCCGGTGAGAGGCTGGAGCTCCGACATATCGCAACCAGCCGGACAACCTTTGCCGACGGTGCCCTCAGGGCCGCAGGCTGGATTGTCGGCAAAAAATCGGGGCTTTACACGATGGCGGATGTCCTTGGTCTCTAA
- a CDS encoding phosphodiester glycosidase family protein — MRRGLFFLLILCLFPFTSTASDWMRLEPGLSYQKIAVDKKHSESVPYLIHVFKIDPRRYDFRPVLAAPERYEPIRRLAESEGAIIAVNANFFDPSGKPLGLIIKSGKEINPFKKISWWGVFYIEKGRPHIVHSADWKNTSGITTAVQAGPRLVVNGKVPRLKARKSQKTAVGINQKGEVILLTTLFPFEVGELAKLMARSEAKGGLGCVAALNFDGGSSSQMYARIGSFELRLPSYIGVPVGLGVFRK; from the coding sequence ATGAGAAGGGGTCTATTTTTCCTGCTGATTCTCTGTCTTTTTCCTTTTACCTCTACGGCCTCCGACTGGATGCGCTTGGAGCCGGGCCTTTCCTACCAAAAAATCGCCGTCGACAAGAAACATTCCGAGTCGGTGCCGTATCTGATCCATGTCTTTAAAATCGATCCCCGGCGCTACGATTTCAGGCCCGTGTTGGCGGCCCCCGAAAGATACGAGCCCATCAGGCGACTGGCCGAAAGTGAGGGCGCCATCATCGCCGTGAACGCCAACTTCTTCGATCCATCCGGGAAACCGCTGGGACTCATCATCAAAAGCGGCAAGGAGATAAATCCCTTCAAGAAAATTTCGTGGTGGGGGGTTTTTTACATCGAAAAGGGAAGGCCCCACATTGTTCATAGTGCCGATTGGAAAAATACCAGTGGCATCACCACCGCCGTCCAAGCCGGCCCCCGTCTGGTCGTCAACGGAAAGGTCCCGCGGCTTAAAGCCAGGAAAAGCCAGAAAACAGCCGTTGGAATTAATCAAAAAGGAGAAGTGATTCTTCTGACGACCCTTTTCCCGTTTGAAGTGGGCGAACTGGCGAAACTGATGGCCCGGTCCGAAGCGAAAGGGGGCTTGGGGTGTGTGGCGGCGCTCAACTTCGATGGTGGAAGTTCCAGCCAGATGTATGCGCGGATTGGATCGTTTGAGTTAAGACTGCCAAGCTATATCGGCGTGCCGGTGGGGCTGGGGGTCTTTAGGAAATAA
- a CDS encoding ATP-binding protein — METVSRLLVCPKRSFFLFGPRGVGKSTWLKKELHRAVYFNLLDTRLYLELSRAPSLLEAKVGDKPADTWVCVDEVQKIPDLLNEVHRLMESKRWKFALSGSSARKLRRGGVNLLAGRAITREMAPFSYGELGNKFPLRQVLEWGLLPLVVLHPHDAPDTLTAYVHTYLKEEIKEEGLVRKVEPFVRFLEIAGLMNGQQINSENIARDAHIPRSTVDVYFSILEDTLLGYFLKPYRPGAKVREQAHRKFYWFDAGVARGAANLLYDPLEPGWLGYALETMIFHEMRVHNHVRGKNRPFYYYRVGGIEIDFVIETRKRTMSQKPEVICLEVKGSKKWDRKWEKPIRSLKETGRISVKKMVGVYLGEESFHFNGFDVLPALEFLTLLHEGKIF; from the coding sequence ATGGAAACCGTATCCCGCCTCCTGGTCTGTCCCAAAAGATCTTTTTTTCTCTTTGGCCCCCGGGGAGTCGGCAAAAGCACCTGGCTGAAAAAAGAATTGCACCGGGCGGTTTATTTTAATCTCCTGGATACGCGACTGTACTTGGAATTGAGCCGCGCTCCATCCCTTTTGGAGGCAAAAGTCGGCGACAAACCGGCCGATACCTGGGTTTGCGTCGACGAGGTACAGAAGATTCCCGATCTGTTGAACGAAGTTCATCGTCTGATGGAATCGAAAAGGTGGAAATTCGCCTTAAGTGGTTCGTCAGCGCGAAAATTGCGCCGGGGAGGGGTCAACCTGCTGGCCGGCCGCGCCATCACGCGCGAGATGGCCCCTTTTTCCTATGGGGAACTGGGCAATAAATTTCCTCTTAGACAGGTCCTCGAGTGGGGGCTGTTGCCGCTTGTCGTCCTTCATCCCCACGATGCACCCGATACCCTGACCGCCTATGTTCACACCTACCTCAAGGAGGAAATCAAAGAGGAAGGACTGGTGCGCAAGGTGGAACCTTTCGTCCGCTTTCTGGAAATTGCCGGTTTGATGAACGGCCAGCAGATCAATTCGGAGAATATTGCCCGTGATGCCCACATTCCGCGGAGCACGGTCGATGTCTATTTTTCGATTCTCGAGGATACGTTACTGGGCTATTTTCTCAAACCCTACCGTCCGGGGGCGAAGGTGCGCGAACAGGCGCACCGGAAGTTCTACTGGTTTGATGCCGGTGTAGCGCGGGGGGCGGCGAATCTTCTTTATGATCCGCTGGAACCCGGTTGGTTGGGTTATGCCCTTGAAACCATGATTTTTCATGAGATGCGGGTGCATAATCATGTGCGGGGAAAAAATCGCCCCTTTTATTATTACCGGGTGGGCGGCATCGAAATCGATTTTGTCATTGAAACCCGGAAAAGGACAATGTCCCAAAAACCGGAGGTCATTTGTCTGGAGGTAAAGGGCTCCAAAAAGTGGGATCGTAAATGGGAAAAACCGATCCGGTCCCTTAAGGAGACCGGCAGGATTTCCGTCAAAAAAATGGTTGGGGTGTATTTGGGGGAAGAATCATTCCATTTTAACGGCTTCGATGTCCTGCCTGCGCTTGAGTTCTTAACCCTTTTGCACGAGGGAAAAATATTTTGA
- the lysA gene encoding diaminopimelate decarboxylase — translation MKYFTYIDNVLHCENLAVGEIAQKFGTPVYIYSYRALKETFEHFDAAFGGADHLVCYSMKANSCRAILKTFIRAGSGIDVVSGGELERALQAGCDPKKIVFSGVGKSSVEIEAALKAGILQFNVESEEELANINRIALGLNKRAPVALRVNPDVDPKTHAYISTGLKKSKFGVCHDNAVEVYAKASAMRGIEIVGIDCHIGSQLIEVAPFVEAVRKIKELIRQIRGAGISLKHLDIGGGLGITYKDETPPTAEEYASAIKKEIQDLNLKLILEPGRFLVGNAGILVTRVLYNKEHASKKFVVVDAGTNDLMRPALYDAYHKIEPLHVEAKRDKIHADVVGPVCETGDFFAVERPLQTMLPGEYLAIMSAGAYGYSMSSNYNSRPQPAEVMVNGKEFFVINERESLEDIVRGEKVPDFLK, via the coding sequence ATGAAATACTTTACCTACATAGATAACGTTCTCCATTGCGAAAACCTTGCGGTCGGCGAAATCGCCCAAAAGTTCGGGACGCCGGTCTATATTTACAGCTATCGCGCGCTCAAAGAGACCTTCGAACATTTTGACGCGGCGTTTGGCGGTGCGGATCATCTCGTCTGTTACTCGATGAAGGCCAATTCATGCCGGGCCATTTTAAAGACGTTTATCAGGGCCGGAAGCGGGATCGATGTCGTCTCGGGGGGGGAGCTTGAACGGGCCCTTCAGGCCGGTTGCGATCCCAAAAAAATTGTCTTCTCGGGGGTCGGCAAAAGTTCCGTGGAAATTGAGGCGGCGCTTAAGGCGGGGATTCTGCAATTCAACGTGGAGTCCGAAGAAGAGCTGGCAAATATCAACCGTATCGCCCTGGGTTTAAACAAAAGAGCGCCGGTTGCCCTTCGTGTGAATCCGGATGTCGATCCCAAAACGCACGCCTATATTTCAACGGGGTTGAAAAAAAGCAAGTTCGGCGTCTGTCACGACAACGCCGTTGAAGTTTACGCCAAAGCGTCTGCGATGAGGGGGATCGAGATTGTCGGGATCGACTGCCATATCGGATCGCAGTTAATCGAGGTTGCCCCCTTTGTGGAGGCGGTGCGCAAGATCAAAGAATTGATCCGGCAAATCCGCGGGGCGGGGATTTCGCTGAAACATCTCGATATTGGCGGCGGCCTGGGGATAACGTACAAAGATGAAACACCGCCGACGGCGGAAGAATATGCATCGGCGATAAAAAAGGAGATACAGGACTTGAATCTCAAGCTGATTCTGGAGCCGGGACGTTTTTTGGTGGGCAATGCGGGGATCCTTGTCACCCGGGTGCTTTACAATAAGGAGCACGCGTCCAAAAAATTCGTGGTTGTCGATGCCGGGACCAACGACCTGATGCGTCCGGCGCTTTACGACGCCTATCACAAAATTGAGCCCCTCCATGTGGAGGCCAAAAGGGATAAAATACATGCCGACGTTGTCGGCCCCGTTTGCGAGACGGGCGATTTTTTCGCTGTGGAGCGGCCGCTTCAGACAATGCTCCCCGGCGAATATCTGGCGATTATGAGCGCCGGGGCCTATGGTTATTCGATGAGCTCCAACTATAATTCACGCCCACAGCCGGCGGAGGTGATGGTGAACGGGAAGGAGTTTTTTGTCATTAATGAGAGGGAGAGTCTGGAGGATATTGTCAGGGGAGAAAAGGTCCCTGATTTTTTAAAATGA
- the dapF gene encoding diaminopimelate epimerase: MKLYFTKMQGAGNDFVLLNTISHPVDNLSRLAKKLCDRHFGVGADQLLAAAPSTKGDFRMDIYNADGGRVEMCGNGIRCFVKYLRDHGITPKTSLAVETMAGMIYPELIAGHPGTTGETAWVKVNMGKPVLEGRNADGWVISMGNPHCVLFVDDVDSADVEKIGPRIENDPFFPNRANVEFVQVMDKKNIRLRVWERGAGETLACGTGACAAVVASVENNKTGRSVTVRLRGGNLEIFWDEASGNVFMTGPATTVFEGEMEI, translated from the coding sequence ATGAAGCTTTATTTCACCAAAATGCAGGGGGCGGGGAACGATTTTGTCCTGCTGAATACGATCAGTCATCCTGTGGACAACCTTTCGCGGCTCGCCAAAAAACTTTGCGACCGCCATTTCGGCGTCGGGGCGGACCAACTGCTGGCGGCCGCCCCGTCCACAAAGGGCGATTTTCGGATGGATATCTACAACGCCGACGGCGGTAGGGTGGAAATGTGCGGGAACGGCATCCGCTGTTTTGTGAAATATCTGCGGGATCACGGGATCACCCCCAAGACGTCTCTGGCGGTGGAGACAATGGCGGGGATGATTTATCCGGAATTGATTGCCGGTCATCCGGGGACAACCGGAGAGACGGCGTGGGTGAAAGTAAATATGGGAAAGCCGGTTCTCGAAGGACGGAACGCGGATGGCTGGGTCATTTCCATGGGCAACCCCCATTGTGTCCTCTTTGTCGATGATGTCGATTCAGCCGACGTGGAGAAAATCGGGCCGCGGATTGAAAACGATCCCTTCTTTCCCAACCGGGCAAATGTGGAATTTGTTCAGGTGATGGACAAAAAAAATATCCGTCTGCGGGTCTGGGAGCGGGGGGCGGGGGAGACGCTCGCCTGCGGCACCGGCGCCTGTGCGGCTGTTGTGGCCTCGGTAGAGAACAACAAAACCGGCCGATCGGTGACGGTCCGTCTGCGGGGCGGCAATCTGGAAATCTTCTGGGATGAGGCAAGCGGAAACGTCTTTATGACCGGCCCCGCGACGACGGTGTTTGAGGGGGAGATGGAAATATGA
- a CDS encoding 4-hydroxy-tetrahydrodipicolinate synthase, whose amino-acid sequence MFSGSMVALVTPFKKDKVDEAALRKLVDWQVQSGTNVLVPCGTTGESATLTFEEHIRVIKIVVEQAGKKVKILAGAGANATHEAVDLTKASEKAGADGTLQVTPYYNKPTQEGLFRHFKAIAEASPLPVVLYNVPGRTALNMLPETMARLAEIENIVGIKEAAGNLEQVEKLVNLCPKNFAVISGEDALNHEIKLKGGVGSISVTANIVPRESAEQWRMYSEGKVEEGKKVHEKLMPLHRAMFLETNPIPVKAALSLMGKIEEEYRLPLTPISEENREKLRRALKEYGLI is encoded by the coding sequence ATTTTTTCCGGTTCGATGGTCGCGTTGGTGACGCCTTTCAAAAAAGACAAGGTGGACGAAGCGGCCCTGCGCAAACTGGTCGACTGGCAGGTGCAGTCGGGAACAAATGTCCTTGTCCCGTGCGGAACCACCGGCGAGTCGGCCACGCTTACTTTTGAAGAGCATATCCGAGTCATCAAGATTGTCGTCGAACAGGCAGGAAAAAAAGTGAAGATTTTGGCCGGCGCGGGGGCCAATGCGACGCACGAGGCCGTTGATCTGACAAAGGCCTCCGAAAAAGCGGGGGCTGATGGAACCCTGCAGGTGACCCCCTACTACAACAAGCCGACGCAGGAGGGGCTTTTCCGGCATTTCAAGGCGATTGCCGAGGCGTCGCCGCTTCCGGTGGTTCTCTACAATGTCCCGGGAAGGACGGCTTTGAACATGTTGCCCGAAACGATGGCCCGTCTGGCGGAAATTGAAAATATCGTCGGCATCAAGGAGGCGGCCGGAAATCTGGAGCAGGTGGAAAAACTGGTCAACCTCTGTCCGAAAAATTTTGCCGTGATCTCCGGGGAGGATGCGCTCAACCACGAAATCAAACTTAAAGGGGGGGTCGGTTCCATCTCGGTCACCGCCAACATTGTCCCCCGCGAGTCGGCGGAACAGTGGCGTATGTATTCGGAAGGGAAAGTGGAGGAGGGGAAGAAGGTTCACGAAAAGCTTATGCCTCTTCATCGGGCGATGTTTTTGGAGACGAATCCGATTCCCGTCAAGGCGGCGTTGAGCCTGATGGGGAAAATCGAAGAGGAATACCGATTGCCGTTGACGCCGATTTCTGAGGAGAATCGGGAGAAATTGCGTCGGGCGTTAAAGGAGTATGGATTGATATGA
- the argH gene encoding argininosuccinate lyase — protein sequence MKKQQKKAWGGRFERGEHPLMEAFNSSLPFDRRLYAEDIEGSRVHARMLQKIGVLTAGEQKKIDRGLIGIRAEIEAGKFKWSHALEDIHMAVESRLTQKIGPVGGKLHTARSRNDQVALDLRLYARRQLTELAGAVSGLQKAILNIAEEKGFVVLPGYTHLQRAQPIYWAHHWLAYFEMLERDKGRIGSAMARLNVCPLGAGALAGSTFPVDREFVAKELGFGEVSRNSLDAVSDRDFAAEILFALSLLMAHLSRLSEELVLWSSREFGFISLPQEFCTGSSMMPQKMNPDAPELIRGKTGRVYGDLVSLLTVIKGLPLAYNKDLQEDKEPLFDALDTAFISLFVLTEMIPKIGVHPAAMKKATREGFLLATDLADYLATKKVEFRRAHEIVGKMVQSCLERGKTLEDLSLAEMKKFSPAFNADAKEWLDVEASVNRRKSIGGTARERVKAELARAKKLVGE from the coding sequence ATGAAGAAACAGCAAAAAAAGGCTTGGGGGGGGCGGTTTGAGAGGGGGGAACACCCCCTGATGGAGGCCTTTAACTCCTCCCTCCCCTTCGACCGGAGGCTCTACGCCGAAGATATCGAGGGTTCGCGGGTCCATGCCCGGATGCTTCAAAAAATCGGCGTCCTGACCGCCGGGGAGCAAAAAAAAATCGACAGGGGCTTGATCGGGATAAGGGCCGAAATCGAGGCGGGAAAATTCAAATGGTCCCATGCCCTCGAGGATATTCACATGGCGGTTGAGTCGCGGCTCACCCAAAAGATCGGCCCTGTCGGCGGAAAATTGCATACGGCGCGGAGCCGGAACGATCAGGTGGCGCTCGATTTACGTCTCTATGCTCGGCGCCAGTTGACCGAACTGGCCGGGGCCGTTTCGGGTTTGCAAAAGGCGATCCTGAATATCGCCGAAGAAAAAGGGTTTGTGGTTCTCCCGGGGTATACCCATCTGCAGAGGGCTCAACCCATCTACTGGGCCCACCACTGGCTTGCCTATTTTGAGATGCTGGAGCGCGACAAGGGACGAATCGGGTCTGCGATGGCGCGTTTAAATGTCTGCCCGCTCGGCGCGGGGGCGTTGGCGGGGAGTACCTTTCCGGTCGACCGGGAGTTTGTCGCGAAGGAATTGGGCTTCGGCGAAGTCAGCCGGAACAGCCTCGATGCGGTGAGCGACCGGGATTTTGCGGCCGAAATTCTCTTTGCCCTTTCACTTCTGATGGCCCATCTCTCGCGGCTCTCGGAGGAGCTTGTTCTCTGGAGCAGTCGGGAGTTCGGCTTTATCTCCCTTCCGCAGGAGTTTTGCACCGGCTCCTCGATGATGCCGCAAAAAATGAACCCGGACGCCCCCGAGCTCATCCGGGGAAAAACGGGGAGGGTCTATGGCGATCTCGTTTCTCTTTTGACGGTGATCAAGGGTCTGCCGCTGGCCTACAACAAGGATTTGCAGGAGGACAAGGAGCCGCTCTTCGATGCCCTCGACACGGCATTTATCTCCCTTTTTGTGCTGACGGAGATGATCCCGAAAATCGGGGTCCACCCCGCGGCGATGAAAAAGGCGACAAGAGAGGGTTTTCTTTTGGCCACCGACCTTGCCGATTATCTGGCGACCAAAAAGGTGGAATTCCGCCGGGCGCATGAGATTGTCGGCAAAATGGTCCAATCATGCCTCGAAAGAGGCAAGACCCTTGAGGATTTGTCCTTGGCCGAGATGAAAAAATTTTCTCCCGCCTTCAATGCCGACGCAAAGGAATGGCTGGATGTGGAGGCGTCCGTCAACCGGCGGAAATCGATCGGCGGCACGGCGCGCGAGCGGGTGAAGGCGGAACTTGCGAGGGCAAAGAAACTGGTGGGGGAATGA
- the rho gene encoding transcription termination factor Rho: protein MYLKDLKLVKIADLIHLAREFGIDGAAGMKRQELIFSLLKAQTDQQGAIYGEGVLETLPDGFGFLRSGDFSYLPGPDDIYVSPSQIRRFNLRTGDTVSGQIRPPKEGERYFALLKVELVNFEDAELARDKILFDNLTPLYPNERFNLEFDPKNYTTRILDLLTPVGKGQRSLIVAPPRTGKTMMLQNIANAISANHPEVVLIVLLIDERPEEVTDMERSVKGEVISSTFDEPATRHVQVAEMVIEKSKRLVEHKKDVVILLDSITRLARAYNTVVPPSGKILSGGVDSNALHKPKRFFGAARNIEEGGSLTIVATALIDTGSRMDEVIFEEFKGTGNSEIHLDRKLMEKRIFPCMDVNASGTRKEELLQPEDVLNRVWVLRKLLHPLNVLDTMEFLVDKMQGTKSNKDFLESMNK, encoded by the coding sequence ATGTACCTCAAGGATTTAAAGCTGGTGAAAATCGCCGATCTCATTCATCTGGCCCGCGAGTTCGGCATTGATGGGGCGGCCGGCATGAAACGGCAGGAGCTGATTTTCTCGCTTCTGAAAGCCCAGACCGATCAGCAGGGAGCCATTTACGGCGAAGGGGTTTTGGAGACGCTCCCCGACGGCTTCGGCTTTTTGCGTTCGGGTGATTTCAGCTATCTTCCCGGGCCGGACGATATTTATGTTTCTCCTTCGCAGATCCGCCGCTTCAACTTGAGAACGGGCGACACCGTTTCGGGGCAGATTCGCCCCCCCAAGGAGGGGGAGCGCTATTTTGCCCTTCTCAAGGTCGAACTGGTGAATTTCGAAGACGCGGAGCTGGCGCGCGACAAGATCCTCTTCGACAACCTGACGCCGCTCTATCCCAACGAGCGCTTTAACCTCGAATTCGACCCGAAAAACTACACCACGCGGATTCTCGATCTGCTGACGCCGGTGGGGAAGGGACAGCGAAGCCTGATTGTCGCGCCTCCCCGCACCGGGAAGACAATGATGCTTCAGAACATCGCCAACGCCATTTCGGCCAATCACCCCGAAGTTGTCCTCATTGTCCTGTTGATCGACGAGCGCCCTGAAGAGGTGACCGACATGGAGCGCTCGGTGAAGGGGGAGGTCATCAGCTCGACGTTCGACGAACCGGCCACGCGCCATGTGCAGGTGGCGGAGATGGTGATTGAAAAATCAAAAAGGCTGGTGGAGCACAAAAAGGATGTGGTGATTCTTTTGGACAGCATCACCCGTCTCGCGCGGGCCTACAATACGGTCGTGCCGCCGTCCGGAAAAATCCTCTCCGGCGGCGTTGATTCCAACGCCCTTCACAAGCCGAAGCGTTTTTTCGGCGCCGCGCGGAATATCGAGGAAGGGGGATCGCTTACCATCGTCGCCACCGCGCTTATCGATACCGGTTCGCGGATGGATGAGGTGATTTTCGAGGAATTCAAGGGAACCGGCAATTCCGAGATCCATCTGGACCGGAAGCTGATGGAAAAACGGATTTTCCCCTGCATGGATGTCAACGCCTCCGGCACGCGGAAAGAAGAGCTTCTGCAACCCGAGGATGTCCTGAATCGCGTATGGGTGTTGCGCAAACTCCTCCATCCACTCAACGTTCTCGATACGATGGAATTTTTGGTTGATAAAATGCAGGGGACAAAGAGCAACAAGGATTTTTTGGAATCCATGAACAAATAA
- a CDS encoding type II toxin-antitoxin system RelE/ParE family toxin, producing MPNYRVEFTKSAKKEFDRLPAKVQDKVLEAVTLLSTNPYSELLKVKKLKGADQLYRLRIGDYRVVYEVRNDVLLIVIIKIGDRKEVYRNL from the coding sequence ATGCCCAATTATCGAGTTGAATTTACCAAGAGCGCGAAAAAGGAATTCGACAGGCTCCCCGCCAAAGTGCAAGACAAAGTGTTGGAAGCGGTTACCTTGCTTTCGACAAATCCATATTCGGAACTTCTAAAAGTAAAAAAATTAAAAGGCGCCGATCAATTATACCGCTTGCGAATTGGGGATTATCGCGTTGTCTATGAGGTCCGAAATGATGTGTTGCTGATTGTTATCATTAAAATCGGAGATCGAAAAGAGGTCTATCGTAATCTCTGA